The DNA region CTTTACGGCAAACTTTGATTGCGAATTTAATCGTTCTGTTATTGGATTTGCAGACAAAAGGCGTTCACGGCGACGATTTTGATTTCTCTTATTTGCAGCCGATTTTACGAAGTTATTATATCGCAAAAATTTATGAGAATGCGGTTTCAGATGAAAAAACCATCAAAAACGCGAAAAGGATTTTACTGAAGCAAAACGCAAAACTGTCATTTGACGGAAAAAACGAAACGGTTTTGACGGATAAAGATATTTTTTCGACAACAAATACGTCGAAAGAATTGCTTGCTTATTTACAATCGATTCTTACAAAAATATCGGACAAAAACGCTCTTGAAAAAACAATTGAGATTATAGCGTTTTCACAAATTACCAAAATGCTTACAAACGCCGGACAGATTTGCGAGAAAATAAAAGGAGTACAAAATTTCGCTAAAATAATAAAGAAACTCCTGTTCTCAATGAAAGTTCCATACCGCGGCGAGCCTGCGAAAGGACTTCAAATTATGGCGATGTCGGACACCAGAAATATGGATTTCGAAAATATTCTTATGCTTTCGGTAAACGAAGGAATTATGCCCGAAATTAAAACGGAAAATTCTTTTATCCCGCAATTTTTACGGAAGTACTTCAAATTGGATAACGTTGACGAACAAAATTGGCGGGAATTTTACAATTTTTACCGGCTTTTACAGCGGGCTGAAAATATTTCTTTTTCATATAATACTGGAAGCGACGGAATAGGCAAAGGTGAAATGAGCCGCTATTTAAGACAACTTTCAAGTTTTTTGCCGCATAAAATAAAAAGAATCGTTATTGACGGCAATGTTCAAAACGAAATAAATTCAAACGAAATTAAAATCATAAAAACCGATGAGATTTTGAAAGGCTTGAAAAAGAAATACGACGGTGAAAAATGCGGCGATAAACATAGAAATTCGCTTTCTCCGTCAGCGTTTAACACTTATATCGATTGTCCTTTGCAATTCTATTTCAAGTATGCCGCCAAAATAAAAAAGCCTGACGACGAAGAATTAAACAATGCTGTTTTAGGCAATATTTTCCACAAAACAATGGAGCTGATTTACAAAGACAATTACGAGAAAAAAATAGAAATCACAGACGATTTTTTTAATAATATAGAATATGAGCAAAAAATAGTAAATGCGTTTAACTATGAGTTTTTTAAAACCCAAACGCCGCCGATAAAGAGCGAATATTCGGGAGAGCATTTGATTATATTCAGAGTTATTTCGCAAATGGTGAAAAATACGCTTGCTTATGACAAAAAATATGCGCCGTTTAAGATTCTTGGATTGGAGAAAGAATGTTCGTTTGAAAAGAAAGGAATAACAATCGGCGGAATTATCGACAGAATTGACGAAAAAGACGGAAATATCAGAGTTATCGACTATAAAACAGGTAAAATTTTCACAGAAAACGATTTCGCGAAAGATACGGCGGATATTTTTTCACCTGACCGCCCCGAAAAAGCGAAATATCAATTTCAAGCATACTTATATTCGTACGTTTTATCACAAGAAGATTTTGTGAACGCAAGCCGAATTTCGCCAAATTTAATTTTTGTTCTGCAAAGAGAAATCGAAGAAAAAAAACTTAAAGATTTTTCTGAAATTAAAGAAGAATTCGACAAACTTTTTACAGAAAAACTTGAAGAGCTGTTTAACGCCGATATTCCGTTTGTACAGTGTGAAAAAAAAGATAATTGTAAATATTGCGATTATTGTGATATTTGCGAGTTTTAACGAAATCCGTTTTCTATTCCGGTTCGGCGGTCCCGATTTGAATGTGATTTTTCAAATGCGGCGAAATTTCTATGAGTTTTTTTGCCACGGTTTCCAAATGTTGCGCATATCTGAAATGCGCTCCCTTTCCGGTACGCAATTCAATCTCATAGATAACTTTATCCAAATGCGTAGAATGCTCGAAAGCCACTTGCGTCCCAAGCAAATATCCGTAATACTGCAAGTTGTGTTTTGCAAGTTTTTTAAGCAGCGACGCATATTCAGTAAAGAATTTTTTGTAATTTTTCTCCGACAATTCCGGCGGCAGATAAAACCCGACCGGCGAAAGCGCAGTAAATTTGTTACCGCTTCTGTGGCGGTTTAAATCCCGCAGTTCCGCAATCGAAATATTGTTGAACGCAAACTTGACAAATTGCCGTTTTACACCGCTTCCGACGACGCTGTACCTGTTTGTTTTATTGGAAAACGCCTGTGAAATGTCGTTTATTTCGGGAATAAAATCGCAAGGTTCGTCAAACATTTTAACAAAAACTTTATCGGGAACGTTTTTTATTTCGACTCCGTTTTCAAATATGGATTTTGACGAATAATTCACTAAACTT from Chitinispirillales bacterium includes:
- a CDS encoding PD-(D/E)XK nuclease family protein; protein product: MKNTFLFEVSSDLYEKFGKKNELNKITVLMPSNRGKIFMNKYFAQLSKDEPIWSPQYTNTIDLLTEISGGQNKGDDQIQRMTLIWELWNAYEEKVKSGESFDDFFSFGDILLNDFDEIDKEMKNAKGIFANVAQLNKMGEPDYLLPEQIEAAERFFNFKYEKSELKTKTRAIWNKLYEVYIAFNENLEKKNIAYDGMLMRKAVENLSDYSDKFTKEAYIFVGFYKFFNVEIELIKFLKEKRNTLFYWDFDEYYIESPACENIKKYREKFGGELNKIPKNFAEEKSISFVESAGNTLQTGFVQRWLKSIENKNFEDANSAIVLCDTGLLPVVLNALPKDIEPNIAILYPLRQTLIANLIVLLLDLQTKGVHGDDFDFSYLQPILRSYYIAKIYENAVSDEKTIKNAKRILLKQNAKLSFDGKNETVLTDKDIFSTTNTSKELLAYLQSILTKISDKNALEKTIEIIAFSQITKMLTNAGQICEKIKGVQNFAKIIKKLLFSMKVPYRGEPAKGLQIMAMSDTRNMDFENILMLSVNEGIMPEIKTENSFIPQFLRKYFKLDNVDEQNWREFYNFYRLLQRAENISFSYNTGSDGIGKGEMSRYLRQLSSFLPHKIKRIVIDGNVQNEINSNEIKIIKTDEILKGLKKKYDGEKCGDKHRNSLSPSAFNTYIDCPLQFYFKYAAKIKKPDDEELNNAVLGNIFHKTMELIYKDNYEKKIEITDDFFNNIEYEQKIVNAFNYEFFKTQTPPIKSEYSGEHLIIFRVISQMVKNTLAYDKKYAPFKILGLEKECSFEKKGITIGGIIDRIDEKDGNIRVIDYKTGKIFTENDFAKDTADIFSPDRPEKAKYQFQAYLYSYVLSQEDFVNASRISPNLIFVLQREIEEKKLKDFSEIKEEFDKLFTEKLEELFNADIPFVQCEKKDNCKYCDYCDICEF